A genome region from Gopherus flavomarginatus isolate rGopFla2 chromosome 9, rGopFla2.mat.asm, whole genome shotgun sequence includes the following:
- the CORO7 gene encoding coronin-7 isoform X3, translating into MNASDYILSVGFSQMREREVKLWDTRRFNSSLVSFALDTSSGAAIPLLDPDTGLLVVAGKGENLLYCFEVCPSLPALTQMTQCLTEGKAKGAALVPKRALDVMSCEVLRVLQLTDSFIVPISYTVPRKSLQEFHEDLFPDSTGPVPAVSAQGWWAGDNKQVEKMSLNPARRPRETFTSCLCPPAQREEPAPPTTQQPAIRSGDVDRSEGSGLSSPPSSLSSPSSSAPSLSTTSPSPSQKSLQSILGPSSKFRHTLGTVLPRSTHITNLKGLNLTTPGESDGICANRLRVAIPLLSAGGQIAVLELSKPGRLPDTSVPTIENGTPVADFCWDPFDLQRLAVAGDDAKIRLWRIPPGGLQETLLEPEAVLRGHTEKIYSLKFHPLAADILASSSYDMSVRIWDLQAGREELCLRGHRDQIFSLAWSPDGRKLATVSKDGRVRVYAPRQSSEPEQEGPGPEGGRGARLVWVCGGRFLLVSGFDSRSERQLYLSDAASLAAGPLAVVSIDTAPSTLIPFYDPDTSVVFLTGKGDTRVFVYELVPEAPFFLECNSFASSDPHKGFVFLPKTECDVREVEFARALRLRQSSIEPVAFRVPRVKKDYFQDDIYPATAVCWEPALPAVAWRAGTDGQHRTISLQPPDMMPVSAAPQEAPTRKYVPASVYLEEKSDEQKKEELLSAMVAKLGNRDDPLPQESFEGVDEAEWD; encoded by the exons GGCAGCGATCCCACTCTTGGACCCCGACACTGGGCTCTTGGTGGTGGCTGGAAAG GGTGAAAATCTCCTCTATTGCTTTGAAGTGTGCCCCTCGCTGCCAGCCCTGACACAGA TGACACAGTGTCTGACAGAGGGCAAGGCCAAGGGCGCCGCCCTGGTGCCAAAGCGGGCACTGGACGTCATGTCGTGCGAGGTGCTCAGAGTCCTGCAGCTGACGGACAGCTTCATTGTTCCCATCAGCTACACGGTGCCCCGCAAG TCCTTGCAGGAGTTCCACGAAGATCTGTTCCCGGATTCCACTGGGCCCGTCCCCGCGGTATCAGCGCAGGGCTGGTGGGCAGGGGACAACAAGCAG GTGGAGAAGATGAGCCTGAACCCGGCCCGCAGGCCCCGAGAGACCTTCACCTCCTGCCTGTGTCCCCCTGCCCAGCGTGAGGAGCCTGCGCCACCCACCACCCAGCAGCCCGCCATCCGCTCTGGGGATGTGGACAGGAGT GAGGGCAGTGGCCTCTCGTCTCCCCCAAGCTCCCTGAGCTCTCCCTCCAGCTCAGCCCCATCTCTCTCTACCACCAGCCCCAGTCCCAGTCAGAAGTCCCTGCAGAGCATTCTGG GGCCCAGCTCCAAGTTCCGTCACACCCTGGGTACGGTGCTGCCCCGCAGCACCCACATCACCAACCTCAAGGGGCTAAACCTCACCACACCAGGAGAGAGCGACGGCATCTGCGCCAACCGGCTCCGCGTTGCCATCCCGCTGCTGTCAGCAGGCGGGCAGATCGCCGTGCTGGAG CTCTCCAAGCCGGGCCGGCTCCCTGACACGTCCGTGCCCACCATCGAGAATGGGACGCCGGTTGCAGACTTCTGCTGGGACCCCTTCGACCTGCAGCGCCTTGCAGTAG CGGGTGACGATGCCAAGATCCGACTGTGGCGAATCCCCCCCGGCGGGCTGCAGGAAACGCTGCTGGAGCCTGAGGCTGTGCTCAGAG gtcacacagagaagaTCTATTCCCTTAAATTCCACCCCCTGGCTGCAGACATACTGGCTTCCTCCTCCTACGACATGAGCGTGCGGATCTGGGACCTGCAGGCGGGCAGGGAGGAGCTGTGCCTGAGGGGGCACCGAGACCAG ATCTTCAGCCTGGCTTGGAGTCCGGATGGCCGGAAGCTGGCCACAGTCAGCAAGGATGGCAGAGTGCGGGTCTATGCGCCCCGCCAGTCGTCGGAGCCCGAGCAG GAAGGCCCCGGCCCCGAGGGCGGGCGAGGTGCGAGGCTGGTCTGGGTCTGTGGTGGCCGCTTCCTGCTGGTGTCTGGCTTCGACAG CCGCAGCGAGCGCCAGCTGTACCTGTCTGATGCAGcatccctggcagctgggcctctGGCAGTGGTGAGCATCGACACGGCTCCCTCCACCCTCATCCCCTTCTACGATCCGGACACCAGCGTGGTCTTCCTCACCGGCAAG GGTGACACAAGAGTCTTTGTCTACGAGCTGGTCCCCGAGGCGCCCTTCTTCCTGGAGTGCAACAGCTTCGCCTCCAGCGATCCTCACAAG GGCTTCGTGTTCCTGCCCAAGACGGAGTGCGATGTGCGGGAGGTGGAGTTTGCCAGGGCTCTGCGCCTGAGGCAGAGCTCCATCGAACCGGTTGCCTTCAGGGTCCCCCGAGTCAAG AAGGACTATTTCCAGGACGACATCTACCCGGCCACTGCAGTGTGCTGGGAGCCGGCCCTCCCCGCTGTGGCCTGGCGCGCAGGAACCGATGGGCAGCACCGCACCATCAGCCTGCAGCCCCCGGACATGATGCCAG TGAGCGCGGCCCCGCAGGAGGCGCCGACCCGGAAGTACGTCCCAGCCTCAGTCTACCTGGAGGAGAAGTCTGACGAGcagaagaaggaggag ctgctgagcgCGATGGTGGCCAAGCTGGGTAACCGGGACGACCCCCTGCCGCAGGAATCCTTCGAAGGAGTGGATGAAGCAGAATGG